From a single Acidobacteriota bacterium genomic region:
- a CDS encoding adenosylhomocysteinase, whose translation MANPGTSMQHDIKDINLAPQGKQRIEWADREMPVLRLIRERFEQEKPLEGVRLVACAHITTETANLARTLQAGGAEALLIASNPLSTQDDVAASLVADWGIPVMAIKGESTETYVSHVKAALETNPNLIIDDGSDVVATMIKEKPELIGNLIGTTEETTTGIVRLNAMVKAGVLTFPSIAVNDAQTKHFFDNRYGTGQSTLDGVIRATNILLAGKTIVVVGYGWCGKGVAMRARGMGGNVVVCEIDPIKAIEAVMDGMRVLPMKEAAKIGDFFITVTGNRHVIDKEHFEVMKDGAIVCNSGHFDLELNLDALREMSEPMIKRRPFVDEYISRDGGKSVIVLGEGRLINLAAAEGHPASVMDMSFANQALSAEYLVKQKGKLGAGVHVLPAEVDQEIASLKLRAMGINIDELTPEMIEYMGSWETGT comes from the coding sequence ATGGCTAACCCCGGAACCTCAATGCAACACGATATTAAGGACATAAATCTCGCCCCGCAGGGCAAACAGCGTATCGAATGGGCCGACCGCGAAATGCCGGTTCTCCGGCTTATTCGTGAGCGTTTTGAGCAGGAAAAGCCGCTTGAGGGCGTCCGCTTGGTTGCGTGTGCCCACATCACCACCGAAACTGCGAACCTCGCCCGTACGCTGCAGGCCGGCGGAGCCGAGGCACTTTTGATCGCTTCAAACCCGCTTTCGACACAGGATGACGTAGCGGCTTCGCTGGTTGCCGATTGGGGCATTCCGGTGATGGCGATAAAGGGTGAATCTACAGAGACTTACGTCAGCCACGTTAAGGCTGCACTTGAAACGAATCCGAACCTCATCATCGATGACGGATCCGACGTTGTGGCGACGATGATCAAGGAAAAGCCGGAGCTTATCGGCAACCTGATCGGCACCACCGAAGAGACCACGACCGGCATTGTTCGCCTTAACGCGATGGTGAAAGCCGGCGTGCTCACCTTCCCTTCTATCGCTGTAAATGACGCTCAGACCAAGCATTTCTTCGATAACCGCTACGGAACGGGCCAATCGACACTTGATGGCGTTATCCGTGCGACCAACATCCTGCTCGCGGGTAAAACGATCGTCGTCGTCGGCTACGGCTGGTGCGGAAAGGGCGTCGCGATGCGTGCCCGCGGAATGGGTGGCAACGTCGTCGTTTGCGAGATCGATCCGATCAAGGCGATCGAGGCCGTTATGGACGGAATGCGTGTGCTCCCGATGAAGGAAGCCGCCAAGATCGGCGATTTCTTCATCACCGTCACCGGCAATCGCCACGTGATCGACAAGGAACATTTCGAAGTGATGAAGGACGGAGCGATCGTCTGCAACAGCGGCCACTTCGACCTCGAGCTCAACCTCGATGCACTTCGCGAAATGAGCGAGCCGATGATCAAGCGTCGTCCGTTCGTTGACGAATACATCAGTCGCGATGGCGGAAAGAGCGTTATCGTTCTTGGCGAAGGCCGTCTTATCAACCTCGCCGCCGCCGAAGGCCATCCGGCTTCCGTGATGGATATGTCGTTCGCAAACCAGGCCCTTTCGGCTGAATATCTCGTTAAGCAGAAAGGAAAGCTCGGAGCAGGCGTCCATGTCCTCCCGGCCGAGGTCGATCAGGAGATCGCTTCCCTCAAACTCCGAGCAATGGGTATCAACATCGACGAACTGACCCCCGAAATGATCGAATACATGGGCAGTTGGGAAACCGGAACCTAG
- a CDS encoding ParA family protein translates to MIIAITNQKGGVGKTTTAINLAAACAEKGKRVLLIDLDPQSNTSLSFIDPARVSLGSYEFFTETDKSSDDYIYETSVENLHLIPARINLAKLEAKLIGDFDSAYKLRDRLAPVISSYDLILIDTPPTLGIITVNALVAANYVLVPIQASYFALEGTDDLLETIDKVRSRPNPDLDLLGVLVTLFDRRTSLSKDVEAHIRKVFGAKTFKTLIGRSVRLEESPAHKLSILDYAPRSSGATEYRELAKEVLKRVEKRTTNRRANAA, encoded by the coding sequence ATGATAATTGCTATCACCAACCAAAAAGGCGGTGTCGGTAAAACCACCACCGCGATAAATCTGGCAGCCGCATGTGCCGAAAAGGGAAAGCGCGTGCTTCTGATCGACCTCGATCCGCAAAGCAATACCTCCCTCTCGTTCATCGATCCCGCACGCGTCTCTCTGGGATCCTATGAATTCTTTACGGAAACGGATAAGTCGTCTGATGACTATATTTACGAGACCTCGGTTGAGAACTTACATTTGATACCAGCGCGTATTAACTTGGCGAAACTTGAGGCAAAGCTGATCGGCGATTTTGACTCCGCGTACAAACTGCGCGACCGGCTTGCCCCGGTCATCTCGTCGTACGATCTTATTTTGATCGACACCCCGCCAACGCTCGGCATCATTACGGTAAATGCTCTTGTAGCAGCGAACTACGTTCTGGTACCGATCCAGGCCTCATATTTTGCATTAGAGGGAACTGACGACCTGCTTGAGACTATCGATAAGGTTCGCTCGCGGCCGAATCCTGATCTCGACCTGCTCGGAGTGCTCGTTACGCTTTTTGACCGGCGGACGTCGTTATCAAAAGATGTCGAAGCACATATTCGTAAGGTTTTTGGAGCAAAGACGTTCAAGACCTTGATAGGACGAAGCGTCCGCCTCGAGGAATCGCCCGCTCACAAGCTTTCGATTCTTGATTACGCTCCGCGTTCTTCAGGCGCGACCGAATATAGAGAATTGGCTAAGGAGGTGCTTAAGCGTGTTGAAAAGAGGACTACCAACCGGCGTGCAAATGCGGCATGA
- a CDS encoding ParB/RepB/Spo0J family partition protein, translating into MKRGLPTGVQMRHDAHYVDSLGAPVSTIGRKIAIDLIEPNPEQPRSEFGDLTDLTASIKEKGVLEPLLVKPISKSGRWMIIAGERRWRSAKLAGLTEVPCIEMDLDEQGVAEIALIENLQRKDLNLWEEADGLAALQQRYGYTQEEISKKISKSRTTVTEFLTIAGLPAEIRERCKALKVTTKSSLLEVARQFDEPAMNEYLDTLAGGPKRTTSDPKPKRTKLAETPSVESSPSEGKASDFKYQSPDGSFTVSVSFAGKASGKRTEVLKALKAAFDAVKGS; encoded by the coding sequence TTGAAAAGAGGACTACCAACCGGCGTGCAAATGCGGCATGACGCACATTACGTGGATTCGCTCGGGGCACCTGTGTCCACGATCGGCCGCAAGATCGCGATAGATCTGATAGAGCCGAATCCCGAGCAGCCGCGTTCCGAATTCGGTGACCTAACTGACCTTACTGCTTCAATAAAGGAAAAAGGCGTTTTAGAGCCGCTTCTGGTCAAGCCAATCTCTAAGTCGGGCCGGTGGATGATCATCGCCGGCGAACGACGCTGGAGGTCAGCCAAACTTGCCGGACTAACTGAAGTGCCTTGCATCGAGATGGATCTTGATGAGCAAGGCGTCGCGGAGATCGCACTCATCGAAAACCTTCAGCGGAAAGACCTCAATCTTTGGGAGGAAGCGGACGGCCTTGCCGCACTTCAGCAAAGATATGGCTACACCCAGGAAGAGATCTCAAAAAAGATAAGCAAGAGCCGTACGACCGTAACAGAGTTTCTCACGATCGCCGGACTGCCGGCTGAGATCCGCGAGCGCTGCAAAGCGCTTAAAGTCACCACAAAATCCTCACTTCTCGAGGTCGCCCGCCAATTCGACGAGCCGGCAATGAACGAATATCTCGATACACTCGCAGGCGGTCCAAAGCGAACTACGAGCGATCCTAAACCTAAGCGTACCAAACTAGCTGAGACCCCGTCGGTTGAATCCTCGCCGTCAGAAGGCAAAGCTTCGGACTTCAAGTATCAATCGCCCGACGGGTCGTTTACGGTGTCTGTCTCATTTGCCGGCAAAGCCTCTGGCAAGCGAACTGAGGTGCTTAAAGCACTTAAAGCGGCCTTCGATGCTGTGAAGGGGTCCTGA
- a CDS encoding methionine adenosyltransferase, translated as MRNGNFLFTSESVTEGHPDKIADNISDAILDAIFEVDPMARVACETLVTTGMAVVAGEITTTAEVDYKKIIRDTVHEIGYNDAEFGFDSNTCAVIDAIGKQSPDISQGVDTGGAGDQGLMFGFACDETPELMPMPIQMAHNLTRRLSQVRRDGTVPYLRPDGKSQVSIEYRDGRPFRVEAVVISTQTADLEIEDIRRDIMEHVIKPVIPAELLDENTKYHINPTGKFVIGGPMGDAGLTGRKIIVDTYGGYAPHGGGAFSGKDPTKVDRSAAYMARYIAKNVVAAGLASRCTLQLAYAIGVAEPVSVLIDTEGTGKIDDERIADIVRENFTLTPNAIIETLDLRRPIYKATARFGHFGRTNGEFTWEKTDKAEALRLAAEKGAATNG; from the coding sequence TTGAGGAACGGAAACTTTCTATTTACTTCTGAATCTGTGACCGAGGGACACCCGGATAAGATCGCGGATAATATTTCCGATGCCATTCTCGATGCGATTTTCGAAGTGGACCCGATGGCCCGTGTCGCGTGCGAGACTCTCGTGACTACAGGTATGGCCGTAGTCGCCGGCGAGATCACGACCACTGCAGAGGTTGACTACAAAAAGATCATTCGCGACACGGTGCATGAGATCGGCTACAACGATGCCGAGTTCGGATTTGATTCGAACACCTGTGCGGTCATCGATGCCATCGGCAAGCAGTCGCCGGATATTTCCCAGGGCGTTGACACCGGCGGTGCGGGCGACCAGGGGCTGATGTTCGGTTTTGCCTGTGACGAAACCCCGGAGCTTATGCCGATGCCGATCCAGATGGCACATAACCTGACTCGCAGGCTTTCGCAGGTGCGTCGTGATGGGACTGTTCCCTATCTCCGTCCGGATGGAAAATCGCAGGTTTCTATCGAATACCGCGACGGCCGTCCATTCCGAGTTGAGGCTGTCGTTATTTCGACCCAGACAGCTGACCTTGAGATCGAGGACATTCGCCGCGATATCATGGAGCACGTCATCAAGCCGGTTATCCCGGCCGAACTCCTCGACGAAAACACAAAATACCACATCAACCCGACCGGCAAGTTCGTTATCGGCGGCCCGATGGGCGATGCCGGGTTGACCGGACGCAAGATCATTGTCGATACCTACGGCGGTTATGCACCGCATGGCGGCGGAGCTTTCTCGGGCAAGGATCCGACAAAGGTTGACCGTTCGGCGGCATATATGGCTCGTTATATTGCGAAGAACGTCGTCGCTGCAGGGCTTGCGAGCCGCTGTACGCTACAACTCGCCTATGCTATCGGCGTTGCGGAGCCTGTTTCGGTCCTTATTGATACCGAAGGAACCGGTAAGATCGATGACGAGCGGATCGCCGATATCGTCCGTGAGAATTTCACGCTGACGCCGAACGCGATCATTGAAACGCTCGACCTTCGCCGGCCGATCTACAAGGCAACCGCCCGCTTCGGCCACTTTGGCCGGACGAACGGCGAATTCACTTGGGAAAAGACTGACAAGGCGGAGGCCCTCCGGCTTGCTGCTGAAAAAGGAGCTGCAACAAATGGCTAA
- a CDS encoding bifunctional nuclease family protein produces MRIGALIMDPNTNSPIVVLKGIESESVLPIWVGAFEANAIALEIEKIVPQRPMTHDLLKNLVLACGLKPGKIVVTDLIDNTFFARIELEDDEGQPIVFDARPSDAIALALRLDCPIFVESRVLELSATSTKGDESSTDDEESGQSVEDWPEVIG; encoded by the coding sequence ATGCGAATCGGGGCCCTGATAATGGACCCGAACACGAACTCGCCGATCGTCGTGCTTAAGGGGATCGAAAGCGAGAGCGTTCTTCCGATCTGGGTCGGTGCGTTCGAGGCAAATGCGATAGCGCTCGAAATAGAAAAGATCGTCCCGCAGAGGCCGATGACGCACGACCTTCTTAAGAACTTAGTGTTGGCCTGTGGGTTAAAGCCAGGAAAGATCGTTGTTACGGACCTGATCGACAACACTTTCTTTGCCAGGATCGAGCTTGAAGATGACGAAGGTCAACCGATAGTCTTTGACGCTCGGCCTTCCGATGCTATAGCCCTAGCGTTAAGGCTCGACTGCCCGATATTTGTTGAGAGCCGTGTCTTGGAACTTTCCGCGACCTCGACCAAAGGCGACGAAAGCTCCACCGATGATGAAGAGAGTGGGCAGTCAGTCGAAGATTGGCCCGAAGTCATCGGTTAA